Genomic window (Balnearium lithotrophicum):
CCTCCTTATCTCTACGTAGTCCCTGTTTATCTTCTCCTCAATCTCATCATCGAGTACAAAGGCTGTTCCCCCCGTCATACCTGCACCAAAGTTCTTTCCAACCTTTCCAAGGACAACAATAATTCCCCTAACCATGTACTCACAGGCGTGCTGTCCGGCTCCCTCAACAACGGCAATTGCACCACTGTTCCTTACGGCAAACCTCTCACCAACGACACCGGAGGCAAAGAGAGCTCCCCCCGTCGCTCCGTAGAGTATCGTGTTTCCGGCTATAACATTTTCGTTTGATTTCCCTCTAAACTCTTCAGGAAATCTCAGGACAATAGTTCCTCCCCCAAGACCCTTACCAACATAGTCGTTTGCCTCTCCAACGACCTCTAAGAGAACTCCGTAGGGTGCAAATGCTCCAAAACTCTGTCCGGCAACTCCATAAAATCTCAAATGGACAAGATTTTCAGGAAGCCCTTCCTTTCCAAAGAGTTCAACTATGTGATAGGAAAGCGATACTCCGATGCTCCTATCGATATTCCTTATTTTGTACTCCTTAAATACCCTTTCCCCCTTTTTTAAGTAGGGTAAAATATCCTTGACTATTCTATCGTTAAGGTTTGACTCAACAGGAGTGTAAGGAAGGTCTCTTCTATTAAGCTTATAAACGGGAACATCCAAGATGTTTTTCAAATTAAGGTTCTTGGCTAAAGGATACCTTTTCTTCAACTCTTCATTTTCCTCAAGGAGGTCGTACCTTCCAACAATCTCATCCAAACTCCTGTATCCCATTTCGGCTAATATTCTTCTAACATCCTCCGCCACGAGTCTAAAGTAGTTGATAACAGTTTCAACAGCTCCCCTAAACCTCTTTATTCTGTTTTCATCCTGGGTGGCTATTCCAACGGGACACCTGTTCGTATGGCAGTCCCTATCCATTACGCAGCCTTCAGCAATCATTGCGGCAGTTCCAAAACCAAACTCCTCTGCTCCCATGAGGGCAGCAACAACAACGTCTCTTCCTACCTTGAATCCGCCGTCAACCCTAAGGGCAACGTTTTCTCTAAGTCCATTGTTAATCAAATCCCTCTGAGTTTCAGATAGACCAATCTCCCAAGGAAGACCTGCTCCCTTTATTGAGGAAAGAGGTGATGCTCCCGTTCCCCCGGAAGCTCCACTTATCTGGACTATATCTGCCTTTGCCTTTGCAACCCCACTTGCCACCGTTCCAACACCTACCTCAGAGACCAACTTTACAGCAATTCTTGCCTTCGGATTTGCAAGTTTTAGGTCGTAAATGAGCTGTGCCAGGTCTTCAATGGAGTAAATATCGTGGTGGGGAGGGGGTGATATTAGAGCCACACCGGGAACAGAAAACCTTAGTGAGGCAATGTAAGGTGTAACTTTGTGTCCAGGAAGGTGTCCTCCCTCTCCGGGCTTTGCTCCCTGGGCAATCTTTATTTCAATCTCCTCGGCAGAGGCAAGGTAGGCTGGTGTTACTCCAAACCTTCCCGAGGCAACCTGTTTAATTTTGCTGTTCTTTATCGTTCCGTACCTTTCAGGGTCTTCTCCTCCCTCTCCCGAACAGCTCTTACTGCCTAAAATGTTCATCGCCTCAGCAATTACTTCATGGGCAACTTTGGAGAGAGCTCCCAATGACATTCCCGGAACCATAAGTCTCTTCACTATCGACTCAACAGGCTCCACTTCCTCAATAGGTATAGGCTTCCTATCGGACTTGATTTTAAGTAAGTCCCTTATATAGACAGGCCTTTCCTCAACTGCCTTTACAACTTCCTTAAAGTCCTCGTAACTACCACTCTTTGCTGCTTTAAAGATTCCCCTTACAACCTTTGGGCTCCACGAGTGGTAAATTCCATTTGGACGGGAACGGAGCTCCCCCAAAGGTTCTGGTTCTCCCTTCTCCTCCGCCAACTTGACCCTTTCCTTAACAACTCTCTCTATGTCCTCAAGCGTTATACCACCTATAGGGGACGATGTATGTGGAAAGTACTCTTTGACAACTTCTTCTGAAATTCCAACAATATCAAAGAGGTGTGAACGGTGGTATGAGGAGATAACGGAAATTCCCATTTTTGACATTATCTTCAAAAGCCCTGCATTAACGGCTTTTTTGTAGTTCTCCTCGAGCTCCCTGTAGGGTTTGTTTAAATCAAGCTCTTTTGACTTTAAGTAATCAAAGACCAAGTATGGATATACTCCTGAAGCTCCAAATGCAATTAGCGATGCTACCTGATGAGTATCCCTGACCTCTCCCGTTTCAACAATGATTGATACTCTGTAGAGGAGCTTTTCCCTCTCCAAGTAGGCACAGAGACCAGAAACTGCCAAGAGGGAAGGTATTGGGAACTCTACCTCTCTATCTGAGAGAACTACAATCTCGGTGTTTTCGTTCAATATTGATTCCTTTACAGAGGAGAAAAGTTTATCCAAACCCCTTTTTAGTGACGTCTCAAATTCCATTTTAAAGGTCTTTACGTTAACAAAATAGGTATTCTTAATCTCGTTAAACTCGGTAGGGGTTAAAAGAGGGGAGTCTATCTCTATTCTCCTCCTTAACTTTCCCGAGAGCTCCAAAAAGTTCACCTTCGACCCCAACCTTAACTTTAAGCTCATTACAGCCTTTTCCCTTATCGGGTCAATGGGTGGATTGGTTACCTGGGCAAACCTCTGCTTAAAGTGGCGAAACAGGAGGTAAGGCCTATCTAATAGATTTGGAATAGGAGTATCATCCCCCATGGAAAAGACCGGCTCCTTTCCCATTTCAGCCATGTACTCAACTACTTCCTCTAAATCCTCTTTGGAGTAGCAAAACTTAACCAACTCCCTGTTGAGATTTTCGGAAGGTTGTGGTTCTAAATGATTCTCCCTCTTTAGTTTGTAGAGCTTTCTCCTTACCTCTTTTTCAACTAAAAATTCCTCAGACATTTCACTCAGAATTTCCTTGTTTTCTTTTATCTCTCCCGTTTCCGTATCAACTAAAAAGACCTCTCCCGGCATCAATCTTCCAAACTTTTTGACCTCTCCATCAGGTACATCTATCATTCCAACTTCTGAACCAAAGACAACAAGACCGTTCTCTGTGACAATGTACCTTGCAGGCCTTAGTCCGTTCCTGTCTAACTTTCCTCCAACCACCCTTCCATCGGTAAAGGCAACTGCTGCAGGACCATCCCAGGGCTTCATTAGAAGGGATACGTACTCAAAGAATGCCTTCTCCTCCTCTGATAAGTCATCTAAGAGCTCATAGGCAGGGGGAATTAAAACCGTTATTGCAACCTCAGGCTTGATTCCAGAAATAACCATGAGTTCAAAAACTCTGTCCAAGGAGGCCGAGTCACTCTCGTCAAATTCCACAAGGGGAAGGACTTGAGAAATTCTCTCTCCTAACACTTTTGAACTTAGAATCGGCTCAATAGACCTAACAAAGTTTCTGTTAGAAGTTATTGTGTTTATCTCACCGTTGTGAGCTATCAACCTTAGAGGTTGGGCAAGCCTCCATTCAGGATTTGTATTTGTTGAGTACCTCTGGTGAAAAATGGCTATTGATGAGGAAAGTTCCTCATTCTGAAGGTCTAAAAAGAATCTCTTTAAATCGGGAGCAAGGAGCATTCCCTTGTAGACAACTAAATCCCCCGAAAGAGAAACAACGTAATTCTCCAGATTTAATTTCTGGAGCTCCCTTTCGAGTTTCCTCCTTAAAATGTAGGTTTCAACTCTATTTCCCTTTGGAGCTATTACCTGATAAATGGCAGGAAGACTTTTCCTCGCAATTTCCCCACACTGACTAACGTCTACAGGAACCTCCCTTAAAACAGCATCTCCTAACGTTTTCTTAACCTCCTCCTCTATCAGGGAGAGAGCTCCCTCTACATGGCCTTTCAGGAAGAATGTTCCTACAGTTACCTCTTTAAAATTGAAGTCTCCTCTGATTTTTTTGGCTTCCTTTACGAAAAATTCATGAGGGATTTGGAAAAGAATTCCTGAACCGTCTCCAGTTCTTCCGTCAGAGAGAGCAGCTCCTCTATGGGTTAAATTGGATACAGCCTTTAGTCCCTTATCAATTATTTCATAGCTTTTTTCACCGCTGATGGATGCAATAAATCCAACTCCACAGGAATCCTTAACACTTAAAGCCATTGTTACTCCTCTTATAGGTGGATTTTAATGAGAATTAATTTTAACAAAACCTTAGAATATATTTACCTAAGGGAGATTCTATCGGTTCAAGGCCTACAAATGTAGAGTTTCCAACTCTTTCCTTTTTGTAAACGTTTGAGGGGTAAAATACGTATTCGGGTTTCGTTATTTCAAGTATCTCCTTAAATACAGGTTTATCTGGAGCGTCAGAAACAACTAAAAAGTTCAACCTCTTTTCACCGCTCTTTAAAAAAAGAGCTATCAGGTTTTCAACGTCCTCTTTAAAAATGGAGTTTATTTTGCTTCTTCCTATTTTTCCCTTTATTCTTATCCACTCAGAACGGGTAAACTTTGCAGTTGAAGGGTTGTAAACTCCACTTACTCCAGAAAATACAACTCCTTCCTTTGTCTTGAAAATTCGGGACATGAAGTCAATGCCAGAGCTCCTTGATAAAACCTCAATTCTATCCCCTTTCCCTCGGGAATAGAACCACCTCTGAGGAATTTTTACAAGCTGCTCAAATCCGTGGGTTCCTAACGAAACCACCACATCCGGATTAGAAACCTCAATTAACCCTAAGAACCTTTCTAAATTTCCCCTAACCGGTCCCAACAGGAGTACTTCCATCTTACCTTCAAGCTCGCGTTTTTTAAAAATTATAGCTTAATAATTAAGAATTTCTCCTTGACGCCTTAACCTTTTGTTTCATATATTTATGAACAACATAAAGTTATTATATTTAGATGAATCGATTCAAAGATAGCTTTTTTCTA
Coding sequences:
- the gltB gene encoding glutamate synthase large subunit: MALSVKDSCGVGFIASISGEKSYEIIDKGLKAVSNLTHRGAALSDGRTGDGSGILFQIPHEFFVKEAKKIRGDFNFKEVTVGTFFLKGHVEGALSLIEEEVKKTLGDAVLREVPVDVSQCGEIARKSLPAIYQVIAPKGNRVETYILRRKLERELQKLNLENYVVSLSGDLVVYKGMLLAPDLKRFFLDLQNEELSSSIAIFHQRYSTNTNPEWRLAQPLRLIAHNGEINTITSNRNFVRSIEPILSSKVLGERISQVLPLVEFDESDSASLDRVFELMVISGIKPEVAITVLIPPAYELLDDLSEEEKAFFEYVSLLMKPWDGPAAVAFTDGRVVGGKLDRNGLRPARYIVTENGLVVFGSEVGMIDVPDGEVKKFGRLMPGEVFLVDTETGEIKENKEILSEMSEEFLVEKEVRRKLYKLKRENHLEPQPSENLNRELVKFCYSKEDLEEVVEYMAEMGKEPVFSMGDDTPIPNLLDRPYLLFRHFKQRFAQVTNPPIDPIREKAVMSLKLRLGSKVNFLELSGKLRRRIEIDSPLLTPTEFNEIKNTYFVNVKTFKMEFETSLKRGLDKLFSSVKESILNENTEIVVLSDREVEFPIPSLLAVSGLCAYLEREKLLYRVSIIVETGEVRDTHQVASLIAFGASGVYPYLVFDYLKSKELDLNKPYRELEENYKKAVNAGLLKIMSKMGISVISSYHRSHLFDIVGISEEVVKEYFPHTSSPIGGITLEDIERVVKERVKLAEEKGEPEPLGELRSRPNGIYHSWSPKVVRGIFKAAKSGSYEDFKEVVKAVEERPVYIRDLLKIKSDRKPIPIEEVEPVESIVKRLMVPGMSLGALSKVAHEVIAEAMNILGSKSCSGEGGEDPERYGTIKNSKIKQVASGRFGVTPAYLASAEEIEIKIAQGAKPGEGGHLPGHKVTPYIASLRFSVPGVALISPPPHHDIYSIEDLAQLIYDLKLANPKARIAVKLVSEVGVGTVASGVAKAKADIVQISGASGGTGASPLSSIKGAGLPWEIGLSETQRDLINNGLRENVALRVDGGFKVGRDVVVAALMGAEEFGFGTAAMIAEGCVMDRDCHTNRCPVGIATQDENRIKRFRGAVETVINYFRLVAEDVRRILAEMGYRSLDEIVGRYDLLEENEELKKRYPLAKNLNLKNILDVPVYKLNRRDLPYTPVESNLNDRIVKDILPYLKKGERVFKEYKIRNIDRSIGVSLSYHIVELFGKEGLPENLVHLRFYGVAGQSFGAFAPYGVLLEVVGEANDYVGKGLGGGTIVLRFPEEFRGKSNENVIAGNTILYGATGGALFASGVVGERFAVRNSGAIAVVEGAGQHACEYMVRGIIVVLGKVGKNFGAGMTGGTAFVLDDEIEEKINRDYVEIRRLEPRDYDVLKSLLSKHYKFTKSEVAARVLEDRALLERIRKVVPIGVKELEDKLSGYDRLPD